One window of Aliarcobacter lanthieri genomic DNA carries:
- the hisG gene encoding ATP phosphoribosyltransferase — translation MLTIALPKGRIADETLDRFEKAFGEKFIFEDRKLIMEKAGFKFLNVRNQDVPTYVMHGAADLGVVGLDVLEEKEYDLIKLLDLKLGRCKVAFGLRAGEKLNFDKSKITIATKHEKIAKKYFEQKAMAVEIIKLYGSIELAPLVGLCDCIVDIVETGETMKQNGLEVGPTIMETTAHLIANKNSFYAKKDLIFDLKDKLEKFL, via the coding sequence ATGCTAACAATTGCATTGCCTAAGGGAAGAATTGCAGATGAAACTCTAGATAGATTTGAAAAAGCTTTTGGAGAGAAGTTTATTTTTGAAGATAGAAAACTTATTATGGAAAAGGCTGGATTTAAATTTTTAAATGTAAGAAATCAAGATGTTCCAACTTATGTTATGCATGGAGCTGCTGATTTGGGTGTTGTTGGACTTGATGTTTTAGAGGAAAAAGAGTACGACTTGATAAAACTTTTGGATTTAAAACTTGGTCGTTGCAAAGTTGCTTTTGGTTTAAGAGCAGGTGAGAAATTAAATTTTGATAAAAGTAAAATTACAATAGCTACAAAACACGAGAAAATAGCTAAAAAATATTTTGAGCAAAAAGCTATGGCAGTTGAGATTATAAAGCTTTATGGTTCTATCGAATTAGCTCCTTTGGTTGGGCTTTGTGACTGTATTGTTGATATTGTTGAAACTGGCGAAACTATGAAACAAAATGGACTTGAAGTGGGACCTACTATCATGGAAACGACTGCACATTTAATAGCAAATAAAAACTCCTTTTATGCAAAAAAAGATTTGATATTTGACTTAAAAGATAAATTAGAGAAGTTTTTATAA
- a CDS encoding class I SAM-dependent methyltransferase, whose product MGLDLYAKIEGFLDFEEEIYTLHKEFLKFIIVNDIDNIIDIGCGQGYFLENLKINKKRAFGIDLSKEQIRICEEKNLNAKAMPLCEVKDKFDCATAIFDVLNYIPKNELPLFINEVSNVLNENAYFIFDINTYFGFDEVAQGTITIDNEDRFIAIDANFEDNKLQTDITLFEKDESGKFIKEQDSIIQEYHSKDELEKLIKINFEIIEIKEFFLHTDDNPDKLIFICKKIK is encoded by the coding sequence ATGGGTTTAGATTTATATGCAAAAATAGAAGGATTTTTAGATTTTGAAGAGGAGATTTATACTCTTCATAAAGAGTTTTTAAAATTTATAATTGTAAATGATATAGACAATATTATAGATATTGGTTGTGGTCAAGGATATTTTTTAGAAAATCTAAAGATAAATAAAAAAAGAGCTTTTGGAATAGATTTGAGTAAGGAACAAATAAGGATTTGTGAAGAGAAGAATTTAAATGCAAAAGCTATGCCTTTATGTGAAGTTAAAGATAAATTTGATTGTGCAACTGCAATTTTTGATGTGCTTAACTATATTCCTAAAAATGAACTTCCTTTATTTATAAATGAAGTTAGTAATGTATTAAATGAAAATGCTTATTTTATCTTTGACATAAATACATATTTTGGATTTGATGAGGTTGCACAAGGAACTATAACAATAGATAATGAAGATAGATTTATTGCAATTGATGCTAATTTTGAAGACAATAAACTTCAAACAGATATTACACTTTTTGAAAAAGATGAAAGTGGAAAATTTATAAAAGAACAAGATAGTATAATTCAAGAATATCATTCAAAAGATGAGTTAGAAAAGCTTATAAAAATAAATTTTGAGATTATAGAAATAAAAGAATTTTTCCTTCATACTGATGATAATCCAGACAAATTGATATTTATTTGCAAAAAAATAAAATAA
- a CDS encoding methyl-accepting chemotaxis protein — protein MNINSLKIKILVITLIPVIIGIFVLSGINFEKTQSTLNNTLSNFEIAITKEKEALIRHEFEVAKSLIDTIIAKEQDLQVAKEKVIELLSGVRYLEDKSGYFFAYEQRDDGYYFGFHPANPSLNNKKTDIKAPDVKGYAFREDLIKYAKQQKYVNYYYENPATKEVILKMASSIYIPEFNWVLVTGIYADDIQKGINELKTTIDKDINTLFVIAITVTIALCIVLIFIIIPAVNKIIIKPLSIFQNTLEEFFKYLNGETQEVHRIKNYSKDEIGQMSKTLDRNIEKARKDIDDNNIFIDNTIEILGKFQNGDLSQRLNIEVQSPNLVKLKSVMNKMAQELEQNIVNVLKIIDEYSSYKYLNKVDITKFENHILQLAKGVNNLGDSITKMLVENKKNGETLASSSHTLLVNVEKLNDSSTSTAANLEETSASLEEMTSNLRNSTENMQKMSKIASNVTDKAKSGESLANQTMNAMEEINNQVTSINEAIAVIDNIAFQTNILSLNAAVEAATAGEAGKGFAVVAGEVRNLANRSAEAAREIKDIVEKATTKANDGKVVASQMISGYTELNNDIINTIELIKEFENASKEQLLGIEQINNAVSVLDQKTQQNAQVTSETKEIALTNDKIAKLIIEDVNEKEFNNK, from the coding sequence TTGAATATAAATTCGTTAAAAATAAAGATTTTAGTAATTACATTAATACCTGTTATTATAGGTATTTTTGTTCTTTCTGGTATAAATTTTGAAAAGACTCAAAGTACTTTAAATAATACTTTAAGTAATTTTGAGATTGCAATAACAAAAGAAAAAGAAGCATTAATTAGACATGAATTTGAAGTAGCAAAAAGTTTGATTGATACTATAATCGCAAAAGAACAAGATCTACAAGTTGCAAAGGAGAAGGTTATAGAACTTCTAAGTGGAGTTAGATATTTAGAAGATAAAAGTGGATATTTTTTTGCTTATGAGCAAAGAGATGATGGCTATTATTTTGGATTTCATCCTGCAAATCCATCTTTAAATAATAAAAAAACTGATATAAAAGCACCTGATGTAAAAGGATATGCTTTTAGAGAAGATTTGATTAAATATGCAAAACAACAAAAGTATGTAAATTATTATTATGAGAATCCAGCTACAAAAGAAGTTATTCTTAAAATGGCATCTTCTATATATATTCCTGAGTTTAATTGGGTTTTAGTAACAGGAATTTATGCAGATGACATTCAAAAAGGTATAAATGAATTAAAAACTACCATAGATAAAGATATAAACACACTTTTTGTTATTGCTATTACTGTTACAATAGCTCTTTGTATAGTTTTAATTTTTATTATAATTCCAGCTGTAAATAAAATTATAATAAAACCTTTAAGTATTTTTCAAAATACTTTAGAAGAGTTTTTTAAATATCTAAATGGTGAAACACAAGAAGTTCATAGAATAAAGAATTATTCAAAAGATGAAATAGGGCAAATGTCTAAAACACTTGATAGAAATATTGAAAAAGCTAGAAAAGATATAGATGACAACAATATTTTTATAGATAATACAATTGAAATTTTAGGTAAATTCCAAAATGGTGATTTATCTCAACGATTAAATATTGAAGTTCAAAGTCCAAATTTAGTTAAATTAAAATCAGTTATGAATAAAATGGCTCAAGAATTGGAACAAAATATTGTTAATGTTTTAAAAATAATTGATGAATATAGTAGTTATAAATACCTAAATAAAGTAGATATAACAAAGTTTGAAAATCATATTTTACAACTTGCAAAAGGAGTAAATAATTTAGGTGATTCTATTACTAAAATGTTAGTTGAAAATAAGAAAAATGGAGAAACTCTAGCTTCTAGTTCACATACACTTTTAGTAAATGTAGAAAAATTAAATGATAGCTCTACAAGCACAGCTGCTAATCTTGAGGAAACTTCTGCTTCACTTGAAGAGATGACTTCAAATTTAAGAAATAGTACTGAAAATATGCAAAAAATGTCAAAAATAGCATCAAATGTTACAGATAAAGCAAAAAGTGGAGAAAGTTTAGCAAATCAAACAATGAATGCTATGGAAGAGATAAATAATCAAGTAACTTCTATAAATGAAGCTATTGCAGTAATTGATAATATAGCTTTCCAAACAAATATATTATCTTTAAATGCAGCAGTAGAAGCAGCGACTGCTGGTGAAGCAGGAAAAGGCTTTGCTGTTGTTGCAGGAGAAGTACGTAATCTTGCAAATAGAAGTGCTGAAGCAGCGAGAGAGATTAAAGATATAGTTGAAAAAGCTACTACAAAAGCGAATGATGGAAAAGTTGTAGCTTCACAAATGATTAGCGGATATACAGAATTAAATAATGATATTATTAATACTATTGAGTTAATAAAAGAGTTTGAAAATGCAAGTAAAGAACAACTTTTAGGAATAGAACAAATAAACAATGCAGTATCTGTATTAGATCAAAAAACACAACAAAATGCACAAGTTACATCAGAAACTAAAGAAATTGCTCTAACAAATGATAAAATAGCAAAATTAATTATTGAGGATGTAAATGAAAAAGAGTTTAATAACAAATAA
- a CDS encoding SdiA-regulated domain-containing protein produces the protein MLIHYIDLDDKLLFNLFASENDTMLETEQHTYKLKEIKEIKQNLSGITYSPKTDTLFAITNSPRDIYELNKSGEVLRKIDLEGFRDTEDITYIKDDMFAIVDEELSGAFIVNINNNTKVIDIRDSNKKFMINVRTLENFGLEGISYNKNKDILYLVNERNPKKIITVKGFINDTPIIIKEKFEIVEDNDYLGDFSAIYFDDISKNIYILSEESALLGRVDDKKNFSKYLDLSDNEISSGMTAPEGITKDKNGDIYIVGEPNLFLSIKRTKALN, from the coding sequence GTGCTGATACACTACATAGATTTAGATGATAAATTACTTTTTAATCTTTTTGCTTCAGAAAATGATACTATGTTAGAAACAGAACAACATACTTATAAATTAAAAGAAATAAAAGAAATAAAACAAAATCTTTCTGGAATTACATATAGCCCTAAAACGGATACTTTGTTTGCAATTACTAACTCTCCAAGAGATATATATGAATTAAATAAAAGTGGAGAAGTATTAAGAAAAATTGATTTAGAAGGATTTCGTGATACTGAAGATATCACTTATATAAAAGATGATATGTTTGCAATTGTTGATGAAGAACTAAGTGGGGCTTTTATTGTAAATATAAATAATAATACAAAAGTTATAGATATAAGAGATAGTAATAAAAAATTTATGATTAATGTTAGAACACTTGAGAATTTTGGCTTAGAAGGTATAAGTTATAATAAAAATAAAGATATTCTTTATTTGGTAAATGAAAGAAACCCTAAAAAAATAATAACTGTAAAAGGATTTATAAATGACACTCCTATAATAATCAAAGAAAAATTTGAAATTGTAGAAGATAATGATTATTTAGGAGATTTCTCAGCTATATATTTTGATGATATTAGTAAAAATATATATATTTTGAGTGAAGAATCAGCTCTTTTAGGAAGAGTTGATGATAAGAAAAACTTTAGTAAATATTTAGACTTATCAGATAATGAGATATCTTCAGGAATGACAGCACCAGAGGGTATAACAAAAGATAAAAATGGGGATATATACATTGTTGGTGAACCAAACTTATTTTTAAGTATAAAGAGAACTAAGGCCTTAAATTAG
- the trpS gene encoding tryptophan--tRNA ligase, whose product MRILSGIQPSGTIHIGNYFGMIKKMIESQNDGELFAFIASYHALTSVKDKESLEKNSYEAAINFLALGMDPEKSTFWIQHDVKEVLELYWILSNHTSMGLLERAHSYKDKTSRGISANHGLFSYPVLMAADILLFNSNIVPVGKDQIQHVEMTRDIANSFNNHYGKEIFLLPTAKVDEVVATVPGTDGAKMSKSYNNTIDMFTTSKQRKKQVMGIVTDSKELDEVKEWESCNIYSISKLFMNDDELANLRQRYATPGEGYGHFKLTLLEKIEEYFKPYEEKREYFLNHKKEVREILEFGASKAKKIASEKIREIRDTIGLI is encoded by the coding sequence TTGAGAATTTTATCAGGTATTCAACCCTCAGGAACTATTCATATAGGAAACTATTTTGGTATGATAAAAAAGATGATAGAATCACAAAATGATGGTGAACTATTTGCTTTTATTGCTTCATATCATGCTCTAACATCAGTAAAAGATAAAGAGAGTTTGGAAAAAAACTCTTATGAAGCAGCTATAAACTTTTTGGCACTTGGAATGGATCCAGAAAAATCAACTTTCTGGATACAACATGATGTAAAAGAGGTTTTAGAACTTTACTGGATATTATCAAATCACACTTCTATGGGACTACTTGAACGTGCACATTCATATAAAGATAAAACTTCAAGAGGAATAAGTGCAAATCATGGTCTTTTCTCATACCCAGTTTTAATGGCTGCTGATATTTTATTATTTAATTCAAATATAGTACCTGTAGGAAAAGATCAAATTCAACATGTTGAAATGACAAGAGATATTGCAAATAGCTTTAACAACCATTATGGTAAAGAAATATTCCTTTTGCCTACTGCAAAAGTTGATGAAGTTGTAGCAACAGTTCCAGGAACTGATGGAGCAAAAATGTCAAAATCATACAATAACACAATTGATATGTTTACAACATCAAAACAAAGAAAAAAACAAGTTATGGGAATAGTTACAGATTCAAAAGAATTAGATGAAGTAAAAGAATGGGAAAGCTGTAATATATATTCTATATCTAAACTATTTATGAATGATGATGAATTAGCAAATTTAAGACAAAGATATGCTACTCCTGGAGAAGGTTATGGTCATTTTAAATTAACACTACTTGAGAAAATTGAAGAATATTTTAAACCTTATGAAGAAAAAAGAGAATATTTTCTAAATCATAAAAAAGAAGTAAGAGAAATATTAGAATTTGGAGCTAGCAAAGCTAAAAAAATTGCTAGTGAGAAGATTAGAGAAATAAGAGATACGATAGGTCTAATTTAA
- a CDS encoding DUF4198 domain-containing protein, with amino-acid sequence MIRRLAIILLISITFSIQIFAHDFWVDGYNSSTFKAVLGYGHNFTPEKIAEDRVSIFEPLVLIDKDLQSVTLKNEGENYHYISQKALDDGTYILKSTYKPTFWTKTVDNKWNIGKTKKDFENAQYCQQTSMFAKNIVNIGNDKSDFVTKPIGQNLEIIPLDNPSNFKVGIPFKVKILLNEKPAKMTVVKGTFKGFEKDSFAFYGTTDLKGEVEVTALSSGKWVLITNIKQSYEDKTCDEVSYTSTLTFQIQ; translated from the coding sequence ATTATTAGAAGACTAGCTATAATTTTATTAATAAGTATAACTTTTAGTATTCAGATTTTTGCCCACGATTTTTGGGTTGATGGATATAATAGCTCAACATTTAAAGCAGTTTTAGGATATGGGCATAATTTTACTCCTGAAAAAATAGCTGAAGATAGAGTTTCAATATTTGAACCATTGGTTCTAATAGATAAAGATTTACAAAGTGTAACTTTGAAAAATGAAGGAGAAAATTATCATTATATTTCACAAAAAGCATTAGATGATGGAACTTATATTTTAAAAAGTACTTACAAACCAACTTTTTGGACAAAAACAGTAGATAACAAATGGAATATTGGAAAAACAAAAAAAGATTTTGAAAATGCACAATATTGCCAACAAACATCAATGTTTGCAAAAAATATTGTAAATATAGGAAATGATAAAAGTGATTTTGTAACAAAACCTATTGGACAAAATCTTGAAATTATACCTTTAGATAATCCATCTAATTTCAAAGTAGGCATTCCTTTTAAAGTTAAAATTTTACTAAATGAAAAACCTGCAAAAATGACTGTTGTAAAAGGTACCTTTAAAGGTTTTGAAAAGGATAGTTTTGCTTTTTATGGAACAACTGATTTAAAAGGTGAAGTAGAGGTTACTGCTTTAAGCAGTGGAAAATGGGTTTTAATAACAAATATTAAACAATCATATGAAGATAAAACTTGTGATGAAGTATCTTATACTTCAACTTTAACTTTTCAAATTCAATAA
- a CDS encoding TonB-dependent siderophore receptor has product MILFKNKFSLSVCLSIGLLSQTFAQDTTIIDEITVLESGNYLSENNAYYKTRTQSATKTDTPIRETAQSVSVITNQTLEDLNFVKLDDALDYVSGLSRQNNFGGLYDNYSVRGFQGHENTGLSTLKNGFSDNRGYNAPRDTVNIENIEFLKGPSGSLYGNSEPGGTLNVVTKQPNFDNKHSIKTDIGSYDFYRVSLDSTAPINKSFAYRLTTALEKKGSFRDYVDSQRYIVAPSLIYSISDDTFITYVGEFIEQKAPMDRGIALVNGQNIMNHKTFLGNPDDGDITSKNQTHQLKLDHYFSDNLSSRTGIAYKKNSLKGKATEIVPSRIITGNGDLLRVRNRDISSDDIQFQADLKAIQEIGDIKNTLLLGLETYRFEQDFTMYANNNAVRVDNILSRPTYTVLNSGLGNKTTDSNEKQKGVALFVQDELSYKDFRFLAGFRYDEVKMDNLNHLNNNFIKQNDYAISPRVGITYLINDMWSVYTTSGTSFRPNSGTDKNGNTFEAEEGISIEAGLKFESEDKRFGSTLSIYQIEKKNVLTKDPDDDQYSIAAGKVKSKGVELDLNGNITNNLRVNANYSYTNAKVTKDNTYRGKELLNVPKNSASILLMWEDSLGEGSSYGIGAGATYMSKKAGNYMNDFYLPSYTTAKLVSYYKVNKNLDFRLNIDNLFDKEYIASSYDISWLTVGSPRTATLSMTYKF; this is encoded by the coding sequence ATGATCTTATTTAAAAATAAATTTAGTTTATCTGTTTGTTTATCTATTGGTTTATTATCTCAAACTTTTGCTCAAGATACAACAATTATTGATGAAATAACAGTTTTGGAAAGTGGAAATTATTTAAGTGAAAATAATGCTTACTACAAAACAAGAACTCAATCTGCTACAAAAACAGATACTCCAATAAGAGAAACAGCTCAATCAGTTTCTGTTATTACAAATCAAACACTTGAAGATTTAAATTTTGTTAAACTTGATGATGCTTTAGATTATGTAAGTGGTCTTTCAAGACAAAATAATTTTGGTGGATTATATGATAATTATTCAGTTAGAGGTTTTCAAGGACATGAAAATACAGGTTTAAGTACACTTAAAAATGGTTTTTCTGATAATCGTGGATATAATGCTCCACGAGATACAGTAAATATAGAAAATATAGAATTTTTAAAAGGACCTTCTGGCTCTTTATATGGAAATAGTGAACCAGGTGGAACATTAAATGTTGTTACAAAACAACCAAATTTTGACAATAAACACTCTATTAAAACAGATATTGGAAGTTATGATTTTTATAGAGTATCTCTTGATTCAACTGCACCTATAAATAAATCTTTCGCGTATAGATTAACAACCGCACTTGAAAAAAAAGGAAGTTTTAGAGATTATGTAGATAGTCAAAGATATATTGTAGCTCCATCTTTAATTTACTCTATCAGTGATGATACTTTTATAACTTATGTTGGAGAATTTATAGAACAAAAAGCACCTATGGATAGAGGAATAGCTTTAGTCAATGGGCAAAATATTATGAACCATAAAACATTTCTTGGAAATCCAGATGATGGGGATATAACTTCAAAAAATCAAACTCACCAATTAAAACTTGATCACTATTTTTCTGATAATTTAAGTAGTAGAACTGGAATTGCCTATAAAAAGAATAGCTTAAAAGGTAAAGCTACAGAAATTGTTCCATCTAGAATTATTACAGGGAATGGTGATTTATTAAGAGTTAGAAATAGAGATATTAGTTCGGATGATATTCAATTTCAAGCCGATTTAAAGGCTATTCAAGAAATAGGAGATATTAAAAACACTCTTTTACTCGGGCTAGAAACTTACAGATTTGAACAAGATTTTACAATGTATGCAAATAATAATGCAGTAAGAGTAGATAATATCCTTTCAAGACCAACTTACACAGTTTTAAACTCAGGCTTAGGAAATAAAACTACAGATAGTAATGAGAAACAAAAGGGAGTAGCTTTATTTGTACAAGATGAGTTATCTTATAAAGATTTTAGATTTCTTGCAGGATTTAGATATGATGAAGTTAAAATGGATAACTTAAATCATCTAAATAATAATTTTATAAAACAAAATGATTATGCTATTTCTCCACGAGTTGGAATTACATATTTGATAAATGATATGTGGTCTGTATATACAACATCTGGAACATCTTTTAGACCAAATTCTGGTACAGATAAGAATGGAAATACTTTTGAAGCTGAAGAAGGAATTTCTATTGAAGCTGGTTTAAAATTTGAATCAGAAGATAAAAGATTTGGGAGTACACTATCTATTTATCAAATTGAGAAAAAAAATGTTTTAACAAAAGACCCAGATGATGACCAATACTCTATTGCTGCAGGCAAAGTAAAAAGTAAAGGAGTTGAACTTGATTTGAATGGTAATATAACAAATAACTTGAGAGTTAATGCCAATTATAGCTACACCAATGCAAAAGTTACAAAAGACAATACTTATCGAGGTAAAGAACTTTTAAATGTTCCTAAAAACAGTGCTTCTATTCTTTTAATGTGGGAAGATTCTTTAGGAGAAGGTAGTTCTTATGGAATAGGTGCAGGGGCAACTTATATGAGTAAGAAAGCAGGAAACTATATGAATGATTTTTATTTACCAAGTTACACAACAGCAAAATTAGTTTCATATTATAAAGTAAATAAAAACTTAGATTTTAGATTAAATATAGATAATCTATTTGATAAAGAGTATATAGCAAGTAGTTATGATATATCATGGCTTACAGTTGGCAGTCCAAGAACAGCAACTTTAAGTATGACTTATAAATTTTAA
- a CDS encoding MFS transporter, translated as MNQLTKKNILFSVLFTAILTPMIFFVMGLPMILQIKGFDASLIGLFQLAGLPMVFKFLMSPPIDKIVFEKKHYKKWTFYIGIAYIILLLIVSFLSLEENIYYVFIAILLTAFISTFMDIPLNALAIKTFKKEERISAGSYKISAYSMASLLGGGIFLLIFNHLGWNLTFILMASFIIFSLFALYFIEENDEIIDSQKISLKNIITFFKQKDIGIWVFILSFYFVPISALWVFMKPYLISKGIKPDDVAIYVGVYGSFIAILGGALSNYIGQNFSKKSLLMIFMFFNIFSTSLLIFIEFYNLTFYYLLICVTFVALAIALSSAIVFSMIMDYSRKESRAIDYSIQSSIFSFTRIISAIIAGIIVSNFGFEKMFIFELFCIISITFVIYLKYSQKY; from the coding sequence ATGAATCAATTAACAAAAAAAAATATCCTATTTTCAGTTTTATTTACAGCCATTTTAACCCCTATGATTTTTTTTGTGATGGGACTTCCTATGATACTTCAAATAAAAGGCTTTGACGCTTCATTGATTGGGCTTTTTCAATTAGCAGGATTACCTATGGTATTTAAGTTTTTAATGTCCCCACCAATAGATAAAATAGTATTTGAGAAAAAACATTATAAAAAGTGGACATTTTATATAGGGATAGCATATATTATTCTTCTACTTATAGTTAGCTTTTTATCTTTAGAAGAAAATATTTATTATGTTTTTATAGCTATCTTACTAACTGCTTTTATTTCAACTTTTATGGATATTCCACTAAATGCTTTAGCTATAAAAACTTTTAAAAAAGAGGAAAGAATTAGTGCTGGAAGTTATAAAATAAGTGCTTATAGTATGGCATCTTTGTTAGGTGGAGGAATTTTTTTATTAATTTTTAATCATCTTGGATGGAATTTAACATTTATTTTAATGGCTAGTTTTATTATTTTTTCACTATTTGCTTTATATTTTATAGAAGAAAATGATGAAATAATTGACTCTCAAAAAATATCTTTAAAAAATATTATCACTTTTTTTAAACAAAAAGATATAGGTATTTGGGTTTTTATTTTAAGTTTTTATTTTGTTCCAATAAGTGCTTTATGGGTATTTATGAAACCATATTTAATAAGCAAAGGGATAAAACCTGATGATGTGGCTATTTATGTAGGAGTATATGGAAGTTTCATAGCTATTTTAGGAGGGGCTTTAAGTAACTATATTGGACAAAATTTTTCAAAAAAAAGTCTACTTATGATTTTTATGTTTTTTAATATATTTAGTACAAGCCTTCTAATTTTTATTGAATTCTATAATCTAACATTTTATTATTTGCTTATATGTGTTACTTTTGTGGCTTTAGCTATTGCTTTATCTTCTGCGATAGTTTTTTCTATGATTATGGACTATTCAAGAAAAGAATCACGAGCAATAGACTACTCTATTCAATCAAGTATATTTTCATTTACAAGAATCATTTCAGCTATTATTGCAGGGATAATTGTTTCAAATTTTGGCTTTGAAAAAATGTTTATTTTTGAGCTCTTTTGTATTATTTCAATAACTTTTGTTATATATTTGAAATATTCCCAAAAATATTAA
- a CDS encoding class I SAM-dependent methyltransferase produces the protein MQNINKYLNMLLVQQKTEVLEIALNFKLFKLIEEGIDTISMLASKIKLDEYKTKILLDSLVFIELLEINKDKYFNTKFAKQSFIYGRSSYCGDIFLHRKQLITYGKDMIKSILEDDIQLENNKTEKLWANASKLFLKQEQKNLISPIALNIIKNLKGFSSFDKMLDLGCASGIIGLEITKNHPTLKTTLFDYEKVTNITKEHIKEYKLEDRVTVLSGDIEKNDIGKNYDLIWCSNIFYFLKDKKEVIKKIYDALNPNGILVSCHVEIDTKNSLDENSFFYFLSLNLQGKDILEPMELSNIFEEIGFKSINSYTSFDTPMTPSQIHICRK, from the coding sequence ATGCAAAACATAAATAAATATCTAAATATGTTATTAGTACAACAAAAAACTGAAGTTTTAGAAATAGCCTTAAATTTTAAACTTTTTAAACTAATTGAAGAAGGTATAGATACGATTTCTATGCTAGCTTCAAAAATAAAATTAGATGAATATAAAACTAAAATATTATTAGATAGTTTAGTTTTTATAGAACTACTTGAAATAAATAAAGATAAATACTTTAATACAAAATTTGCTAAACAATCTTTTATTTATGGTCGTTCTTCATATTGTGGAGATATCTTTTTACATAGAAAACAGTTAATAACTTATGGAAAAGATATGATTAAATCTATTTTAGAAGATGATATACAATTAGAAAACAATAAAACAGAAAAACTTTGGGCAAATGCTTCAAAACTTTTTTTAAAACAAGAACAAAAAAATTTAATATCTCCAATAGCACTAAATATTATAAAAAATCTAAAAGGGTTTTCTAGCTTTGATAAAATGCTAGATTTAGGTTGTGCATCAGGGATTATTGGTTTAGAAATTACTAAAAATCATCCTACACTAAAAACAACTTTGTTTGATTATGAAAAAGTTACAAATATAACAAAGGAACATATCAAAGAGTATAAATTAGAAGATAGAGTTACAGTTTTAAGCGGTGATATTGAAAAAAATGATATTGGTAAAAACTATGATTTGATTTGGTGTAGCAATATTTTTTATTTTTTAAAAGATAAAAAAGAGGTGATAAAAAAGATTTACGATGCTTTAAATCCAAACGGCATCTTAGTAAGTTGTCATGTTGAAATAGATACAAAAAATAGCCTTGATGAAAATAGTTTTTTTTATTTTTTATCTTTAAATTTACAAGGTAAAGATATATTAGAACCTATGGAACTATCTAATATATTTGAAGAGATTGGCTTTAAATCTATAAACTCATATACAAGTTTTGATACACCTATGACACCTAGTCAAATCCATATTTGTAGGAAATAA
- a CDS encoding DUF2798 domain-containing protein, producing MINKKYEKYAFAIVMSAIMSFIMSFVVTFINLGFINDFFIKWIEAWIKAFIIAVPIISIVVPLVRKIVSKIIKG from the coding sequence GTGATAAATAAAAAATATGAGAAATATGCTTTTGCTATTGTTATGAGTGCCATAATGAGCTTTATTATGAGCTTTGTTGTAACTTTTATAAATTTAGGATTTATTAATGATTTTTTTATAAAGTGGATTGAAGCATGGATAAAAGCATTTATTATTGCTGTGCCTATTATCAGCATTGTTGTACCATTGGTACGAAAAATTGTTTCTAAAATAATAAAAGGATAA